In Halopseudomonas xinjiangensis, a single genomic region encodes these proteins:
- the pssA gene encoding CDP-diacylglycerol--serine O-phosphatidyltransferase, whose amino-acid sequence MSDKLERDKQYESDEIPSLLPIDEHIEEESGPDGRKVRHKGIYLLPNLFTTAALFSGFYAIVSAMDGNFANASIAIFVAMVLDGLDGRVARLTNTQSAFGAEYDSLSDMVAFGVAPALVAFTWALSDLGKAGWVFAFIYVAGAALRLARFNTHIGSDDKRYFTGLASPSAAGLVAGMVWALSDFGIEGGDISLLVGILTALGGLLMVSNLRYYSFKDLDVKGRVPFFVILLVVLVFAVISTDPSRILWFIFIVYSLSGPVQAVWRLRKRESSGTVASDTGETK is encoded by the coding sequence ATGAGTGACAAGCTAGAACGCGATAAGCAGTACGAGTCGGATGAGATCCCGAGCCTGTTGCCAATCGACGAGCACATCGAGGAGGAGTCGGGCCCCGATGGGCGCAAGGTGCGGCACAAAGGCATTTATCTTTTGCCTAACCTGTTCACCACGGCCGCGCTGTTCTCAGGCTTTTACGCCATCGTTAGTGCTATGGACGGCAATTTCGCCAACGCATCGATAGCGATCTTCGTAGCAATGGTGCTCGATGGTCTGGACGGTCGCGTGGCACGATTGACCAATACACAAAGCGCGTTCGGTGCAGAGTACGATTCGCTTTCGGACATGGTCGCGTTTGGCGTTGCGCCGGCGTTGGTCGCGTTTACGTGGGCGTTATCCGACCTGGGTAAAGCGGGTTGGGTCTTCGCGTTTATTTATGTCGCCGGAGCGGCATTGCGCCTAGCCCGGTTCAACACTCATATTGGTAGCGACGATAAGCGCTATTTCACCGGCCTCGCTAGCCCGTCTGCGGCCGGCCTGGTCGCGGGTATGGTCTGGGCGCTGTCTGATTTCGGTATCGAGGGCGGGGATATATCGCTTCTGGTCGGCATTCTGACTGCCCTTGGTGGTTTGTTGATGGTCAGCAACCTCCGGTATTACAGCTTCAAGGATCTTGACGTTAAGGGCCGGGTCCCTTTTTTCGTTATCTTGCTGGTTGTGTTGGTGTTCGCCGTCATCTCTACCGATCCCTCGCGCATTCTCTGGTTCATCTTTATCGTCTACAGCCTTTCAGGGCCGGTACAGGCGGTATGGCGCCTACGCAAGCGCGAGAGTTCGGGTACGGTTGCGTCGGATACGGGCGAGACGAAATAA
- the ilvC gene encoding ketol-acid reductoisomerase, which yields MHVYYDKDCDLSLIQSKKVAVIGYGSQGHAHACNLKDSGVDVTVGLRPGSSSVAKAENHGLKVSDVPAAVAAADVVMILTPDEFQSQLYRDEIEPNLKQGATLAFAHGFAIHYNQIVPRKDLDVIMIAPKAPGHTVRSEFVKGGGIPDLIAIFQDASGNAKNLALSYASGVGGGRTGIIETTFKDETETDLFGEQAVLCGGAVELVKAGFETLVEAGYAPEMAYFECLHELKLIVDLMYEGGIANMNYSISNNAEYGEYVTGPEVINDESRAAMRNALKRIQSGEYAKMFIAEGAHNYPSMTAARRNNAAHPIEQVGEKLRGMMPWISANKIVDKSKN from the coding sequence ATGCACGTTTATTACGATAAAGATTGCGACCTGAGCCTCATCCAGAGCAAGAAAGTAGCCGTTATCGGTTACGGCTCGCAGGGCCATGCTCACGCCTGCAACCTGAAAGACTCCGGCGTAGATGTCACCGTTGGCCTGCGCCCGGGTTCGTCATCCGTTGCCAAGGCGGAAAACCATGGTCTGAAGGTCAGTGACGTGCCGGCAGCTGTCGCCGCCGCTGACGTCGTCATGATCCTGACTCCGGACGAGTTCCAGTCGCAGTTGTACAGGGATGAGATCGAGCCGAACCTGAAGCAGGGCGCCACGCTGGCATTCGCTCACGGTTTCGCGATCCACTACAACCAGATCGTGCCGCGCAAGGATCTCGACGTGATCATGATCGCGCCGAAGGCGCCGGGTCACACCGTTCGTTCCGAGTTCGTCAAGGGTGGCGGTATTCCCGACCTGATTGCAATCTTCCAGGACGCGTCCGGCAATGCCAAGAATCTGGCCCTTTCCTACGCTTCGGGCGTGGGCGGCGGTCGCACCGGTATCATCGAAACCACTTTCAAGGACGAGACCGAGACCGATCTGTTCGGCGAGCAGGCCGTGCTGTGTGGCGGTGCCGTCGAGCTGGTGAAAGCTGGCTTCGAGACACTGGTCGAGGCCGGGTACGCGCCGGAAATGGCCTACTTCGAGTGTCTGCACGAGCTGAAGCTGATTGTCGACCTGATGTACGAAGGCGGCATTGCCAACATGAACTACTCGATTTCGAATAACGCCGAATATGGTGAATACGTGACTGGTCCGGAAGTGATCAACGATGAGTCCCGTGCAGCCATGCGCAACGCGCTCAAGCGTATCCAGAGCGGTGAGTACGCCAAGATGTTCATCGCCGAAGGTGCGCACAACTACCCGTCAATGACTGCTGCGCGTCGCAACAACGCTGCCCATCCGATCGAGCAAGTGGGCGAGAAGCTGCGCGGCATGATGCCGTGGATCTCTGCCAACAAGATCGTCGATAAGTCGAAGAACTGA